The following are encoded together in the Pseudomonas xantholysinigenes genome:
- a CDS encoding GMC family oxidoreductase has product MPSADSVYDYVVVGAGPAGCLLANRLSADPACRVLLLEAGGRDNYPWIHIPVGYLYCIGNPRTDWCFKTEAQPGLNGRALGYPRGKVLGGCSSINGMIYMRGQAADYDRWAEQGNDGWAWKDVLPLFKASENHFAGTSDSHGADGEWRVEQQRYSWPILDAFRDAAEQSGIAMVGDFNTGDNAGCGYFQVNQRSGVRWNSAKAFLRPVLKRPNLTVLTGVQVDQVLLNNTRARAVKALWQGAWHEFGARREIILCAGAVGSPGILQRSGIGPRKLLEDLGIPVRHDMPGVGGNLQDHLQLRLIYQIRNTRTLNQMANSLWGKLGMGLRYAFDRSGPLAMAPSQLGAFARSGPEQATANLQYHVQPLSLERFGEPLHEFPAFTASVCNLRPASRGRIDIRSADMNAAPLIDPNYLSDPEDLRVAADAIRLTRRIVQAPALAAFDPREYLPGPALQSEEELHQAAGQIGTTIFHPVGTCRMGSGALDVVDNQLRVHGIPGLRVADASIMPQIVSGNTCSPTVMIAEKAAQLIIKGANTQTNLSDASAIPTP; this is encoded by the coding sequence ATGCCATCAGCCGATTCTGTCTACGACTACGTGGTCGTGGGTGCCGGCCCCGCCGGTTGCCTGCTGGCCAACCGCTTGTCCGCCGACCCTGCCTGCCGCGTCCTGCTGCTCGAGGCCGGTGGTCGCGACAACTATCCCTGGATTCACATCCCGGTCGGTTACCTCTATTGCATCGGCAACCCACGCACCGACTGGTGCTTCAAGACCGAGGCCCAGCCAGGCCTGAACGGCCGTGCCCTGGGTTATCCACGGGGCAAGGTGCTGGGAGGCTGCTCGTCGATCAACGGCATGATCTACATGCGCGGCCAGGCCGCCGACTATGATCGCTGGGCCGAGCAAGGCAATGATGGCTGGGCGTGGAAGGATGTGCTGCCCTTGTTCAAGGCCAGCGAGAACCACTTTGCCGGCACCAGCGACAGCCACGGCGCCGACGGCGAATGGCGGGTCGAGCAGCAGCGCTACAGCTGGCCGATCCTAGATGCCTTCCGCGATGCCGCCGAGCAGAGTGGCATCGCCATGGTCGGCGACTTCAACACGGGCGACAACGCCGGCTGTGGATACTTTCAGGTCAACCAGCGCAGCGGCGTGCGCTGGAACTCGGCCAAGGCGTTTCTCAGGCCTGTTCTAAAACGACCGAACCTCACGGTCTTGACCGGCGTGCAGGTCGACCAGGTGCTGCTCAACAACACCCGTGCCCGGGCCGTGAAGGCGCTCTGGCAAGGGGCATGGCATGAGTTCGGCGCCCGTCGCGAGATCATCCTGTGTGCGGGGGCGGTGGGTTCGCCCGGCATTCTGCAGCGCTCCGGCATTGGCCCGCGCAAGTTGCTGGAAGACCTGGGCATCCCGGTGCGCCACGACATGCCCGGAGTGGGCGGTAACCTGCAGGATCACCTGCAACTGCGATTGATCTACCAGATCCGCAATACTCGCACCCTCAACCAGATGGCCAACAGCCTGTGGGGCAAGCTGGGCATGGGCCTGCGCTATGCCTTTGACCGCAGCGGCCCGTTGGCCATGGCGCCGAGCCAGCTGGGAGCCTTCGCCCGATCCGGCCCCGAGCAGGCGACCGCCAACCTGCAATACCATGTGCAGCCATTGTCGCTGGAGCGCTTTGGCGAACCGCTGCATGAGTTCCCGGCCTTCACCGCCTCGGTGTGCAACCTGCGCCCGGCAAGCCGTGGACGGATCGACATTCGCTCGGCAGACATGAACGCCGCGCCGCTGATCGACCCCAACTACCTCAGTGACCCCGAGGACCTGCGCGTTGCCGCCGATGCCATCCGCCTCACCCGGCGCATTGTCCAGGCCCCTGCCCTGGCGGCCTTCGATCCTCGCGAGTACCTGCCAGGCCCTGCCCTGCAGAGCGAGGAAGAGCTGCACCAGGCCGCCGGCCAGATCGGCACCACCATCTTCCACCCGGTGGGCACCTGCCGCATGGGCAGTGGCGCGCTGGATGTTGTGGATAACCAGCTGCGCGTGCATGGCATTCCGGGGCTGCGCGTGGCCGACGCCTCGATCATGCCGCAGATTGTCTCCGGCAATACCTGTTCACCCACGGTCATGATTGCCGAAAAGGCGGCACAACTGATCATCAAGGGGGCCAATACCCAGACCAACCTCAGCGACGCCAGCGCGATACCGACGCCCTGA
- a CDS encoding MFS transporter yields the protein MSDYIQEQGAAASSPSRREERKIIFASSLGTVFEWYDFFLYGALAAVISKQFFAGVNDTTAFIFALMAFAAGFLVRPFGALVFGRLGDMIGRKYTFLVTIVLMGLSTFAVGLLPTYASIGIAAPIILVVLRMLQGLALGGEYGGAATYVAEHAPPGKRGFHTGFIQSTATLGLLLSLVVVLASRYISGDQFETWGWRLPFLLSIVLLAISTWIRMSMHESPAFVKMKAQGKVSKSPIRESFTSWPNLKVVLTALFSINAGQAVTFYTAQFYVLFFMTQMLKMDPAQANTLLIISVVIGAPFFVFFGWLSDRVGRKPILMLGLLLATVLYFPLFKALSHYANPQIDTASRQAPIVVTADPQGCTFQFDPVGKARFDSPCDKVKTFLVKQGLPYSSVSVAGSEVIVSVGDKTINGFDEAAMRSAIDSAGYPAKADPAHVNQVMVVVLIVAMILIATMTYGPLAAVMVELFPTRIRYTSMSLPYHIGNGWFGGFLPTVSFALVVYTGDIFYGLWYPVLITGVSLVVGIFCLKETRDVDIDKV from the coding sequence ATGTCGGATTACATCCAGGAACAGGGGGCGGCCGCGAGCAGCCCAAGCCGTCGTGAAGAGCGCAAGATCATTTTCGCGTCATCCCTCGGGACGGTGTTCGAGTGGTATGACTTTTTTCTCTATGGCGCGCTGGCCGCGGTCATCAGCAAGCAGTTCTTCGCTGGGGTCAACGACACCACCGCCTTCATCTTCGCCCTGATGGCCTTCGCCGCCGGCTTCCTGGTGCGCCCGTTCGGCGCGCTGGTGTTCGGTCGCCTGGGCGACATGATCGGGCGCAAGTACACCTTCCTGGTGACCATCGTGCTGATGGGCCTGTCCACTTTCGCGGTCGGCCTGCTGCCGACCTACGCCAGCATCGGCATCGCCGCGCCGATCATCCTGGTGGTGCTGCGCATGCTCCAGGGCTTGGCGCTGGGCGGTGAATACGGCGGCGCGGCCACCTATGTCGCTGAACACGCGCCACCCGGCAAGCGTGGTTTCCATACCGGCTTCATCCAGTCCACCGCCACCCTCGGCCTGCTGCTGTCACTGGTCGTGGTCCTGGCCAGCCGCTACATCAGCGGCGACCAGTTCGAAACCTGGGGCTGGCGCCTGCCGTTCCTGCTGTCGATCGTGCTGCTGGCGATTTCCACTTGGATCCGCATGAGCATGCATGAGTCGCCGGCCTTCGTGAAAATGAAGGCCCAGGGCAAGGTCAGCAAGTCGCCGATCCGTGAGTCGTTCACCTCCTGGCCGAACCTGAAGGTGGTGCTTACGGCGCTGTTCAGCATCAATGCCGGGCAGGCGGTGACCTTCTACACCGCGCAGTTCTACGTGCTGTTCTTCATGACCCAGATGCTCAAGATGGACCCGGCCCAGGCCAACACCCTGCTGATCATCAGCGTGGTGATCGGTGCGCCGTTCTTCGTGTTCTTCGGTTGGCTGTCGGATCGGGTCGGGCGCAAGCCGATCCTGATGCTTGGCCTGTTGCTGGCGACGGTGCTGTACTTCCCGTTGTTCAAGGCCCTGAGCCATTACGCCAACCCGCAGATCGACACCGCCAGTCGCCAGGCACCGATCGTCGTCACCGCCGACCCCCAGGGCTGCACCTTCCAGTTCGACCCGGTGGGCAAGGCACGCTTCGACAGCCCATGCGACAAGGTCAAGACGTTCCTGGTCAAGCAAGGGCTACCCTACAGCTCGGTGAGTGTCGCCGGCAGCGAGGTGATCGTCAGCGTCGGCGACAAGACCATCAATGGTTTCGACGAAGCGGCCATGCGTAGCGCCATCGATAGCGCCGGCTACCCGGCCAAGGCGGATCCCGCGCATGTGAACCAAGTGATGGTGGTGGTGCTGATCGTCGCCATGATCCTGATCGCCACCATGACCTACGGGCCGTTGGCGGCGGTGATGGTCGAGCTGTTCCCCACGCGCATCCGCTATACCTCGATGTCCCTGCCTTATCACATTGGTAATGGCTGGTTCGGTGGCTTCCTACCGACAGTGTCGTTCGCGTTGGTGGTGTACACCGGGGATATCTTCTATGGGCTGTGGTACCCGGTGCTGATTACCGGGGTGAGCCTGGTGGTGGGGATCTTCTGCCTGAAAGAGACCCGGGATGTGGATATCGACAAGGTCTGA